In the Orcinus orca chromosome 19, mOrcOrc1.1, whole genome shotgun sequence genome, TGTGGAGAGGGGGCCCAAGTTCAGAGTCCCTGTCTCACCCTGAACTCTGAATTTTATATAAGCACCAACCATTCAGTTGGCTTTAGAGGGTAAAAACTGGCTAAATAAAGAACCTGGACGTTTAAGAGCCGCCCCTTTTAGCTTGGCTACAATACATCAGGAGTTAGTTACCTGACAACACAGCCCAGTCCGAAATGGGAGAGGCTCTTCTAGAGCCTCTGGAGGGTCGCTTTTGTCTACCTATCCCCGTCCACAGCAGGTAGTAGGCACCTGATGATTACTGCTGaactaacaaattatttttaaaaggtactttactatgtgccaagctgaTTAGTTACTATGCACCCACGAGGTCAGAACTGACGAGACCTAAACTAACTCCTGGAGACAAGTGACCTCCTTCTGACTGGCCCACGCCACTCCTGTACGTGCCTAAAGGTGTCCGCAGGAGGGCAGCAGAGCCGGAGCATGGCTTCTCACCACGTCCCCAACGCACCGTGCTCCCCGGAGCTTTGTCTGGAAAATATCTGTGAATACTAAAGACCTTTACACTCAACAGAAgttatttttgtaggtcaaaaacTGGAGTATCAGCAACTTTGGTTTAATATagtattagttgaatgaataaatggataaatgaaaggtGTTGCATACTGAGGGTTTCTCGGGTCAGAGATACAGAAGTAACACCTGCTTCCGAGGTTCATGAGGGTTATGAGATGAAACATGCAAAGCATGCACAACAGAGGAAGAGCAGGCAATGGTAGCTATTGTTAGTCTTCAGAACAGACAACATTCTTAAAGCCCCAAGTTTTCAGAACAGGATTCACTGATCACTTGTACTGTTCCCAGCTGAGGGCAAACTGTGGCCTTGGCTTCTTGGATGCACTGATGCTGTGCTTGGTTTCTTGTAACAATGGGTGACACAGATGATGAGACTATCTAAGAAGCCCTGAGCTAACGATAAGAAAAGAAAGGCCATTACTCCCGAGATTCACACATTTTGCTTACATTAATCTAGCATTTAAAGTTAACTCTTTTGTGTTCACAATGCCCCCTAAACATAGCCAAGTCAGTCATCTGGTGCTCAGCTGAAGCAGCAGCAATCTGTTCTAAAGCTGGAGGGAAGAAATGACTGTAGCTAGAGTTTTTGAGAGATGCGTACAGTGCTGTTCTTAAGAAACAATGCAAAGCACCTTCAAGGTTATTGGCAGTATTTGCCTTCCAGGCTGCCACTTAGTTCCTTCCTCCTGTCAGATGACTCAACTGAAGTCAAATGCCAGATGTGCCCAGGATGTGTCTGTTTACAGGTATAAACCTACAAATACTAACAACACCTTTATTATCAAAATTCAATAACTGTGACTCAGAAAGGCTACAGTGCCTAACCCTCTTGCTCCATATAAACAACTGTCAACAGTGCAGTGTTGGATCATGCAAGGTCCTGATTTCTAGGAACAGAAGTACTGCAGTAGAGCAGAAGACAGTATTGTTCTACTGCTtgtaaagagagaaacaaaggtgCCTTTGCCTGACAGGTTCAGAGTAGACATTTTCAGAGACCTTCGTGCTTTAAAAGACACAgctatgtggggcttccctggtggcacagtggttgagaatctgcctgctaatgcaggggacacgggttcaagccgtggtctgggaggatcccacatgccgcggagcaactaggcccgtgagccacaactactgagcctgcgcgtctggagcctgtgctccgcaacaagagaggccacgatagtgagaggcctgcgcactgcgatgaagagtggctctcgcttgccacaactagagaaagcccacgcacagaaacgaagacccaacacagcaaaactaaattaattaattaataaactcgtacccccaacatcttcttttaaaaaaaaaaaaaaagacacagctatgGGTGCCCTGGGAGGGGAAAACAAGAGGCGACAGAGGCAAGTCCCAGGGGAACGTATGAAGGAGCCGCTGGGGAGCCTCGTGCTTACCTTGTTGGCACACTGCTTACACTGCTTCTCATCCAAGCAATCCCCTGCCACCTTGGCCAGGACAGGATCCAGGGGGTTATCCTTCAGGTCCAGCCACTTCAGACTCTAAACAGATGGGGCAGAGAGCCTGGTAAGCCCGAGTTCACATAAAGAGCCCCTCAAAGTGGAACAAAACGAGCAGAAAGAAAGCCCTTCTCTGTTCCGGCCGCAGGGAAAGCCATCTGAGGCTGTGACAACAAGGTGGTATTCCTCTCGGCCTCTCTCACAGCCACACTCCCTCAGTCCCCGAGGCCTCTGCCACACCTGGCCATGAAACATTGGGTCATGAATTGTTACCTTGAGCTGAGCAAAGCTGACAGGCAGGGTGACCAGCCTGTTGTTGAGGAGGTCCAGGTGCTGGAGGTTGACCAGGCGGCCAAAGTCTGCTGGCAGCTGCCGCAGTTTGTTCTTACTCAGGTCCAGCTTCACCAGGTGTGTGAGGCCACAGAAATCCGACTAGGACCCAAAGAGAGAACACCTTGGCCTTGGGCTCACACACTGTGATGTAACAGTCCAGGAGGCCCCAAGTCAGAGGCACCTATGCGCAAATCCTGACTCTACCTTTTACTAGCTGCTCCAGCTCGAATGAAAATGGAGATAGCAGGCATAGCTCCTGGTGGTGAGCCGTGAGCCGTGTGTGCAGAAGGGCTTAGCCCTTTTTAGTGGTAGCCTGCCTGCAGGCCTATCCTGAAATTATGCCTTATGACACAACTCCCCCAGACAGGAAGGAGAAGCAGCAGGGCTCTAGAAGGAATCATGCTTGCTTGCCAGTCTTACCGGTAGAGCAGTCAGTTTATTGCAGGACAGATCCAGTATGGTGGCCTTTGGGAGGGCAGCCTAGGAAAGGGAATGAGAACAAAATGTCAGATCAACACATGGAACAATTCAGTGACATCTGCTAATGAagcattttccacagaaagttcccatgattagaaaaggCCTttaacatggacatatatacactaccaaatgtaaaatagctagctagtgggaagcagctgcatagcagagggagatcaactcggtgctttgtgaccacctagaggggtgggatagggaggatggcagggagacgcaagagggaggagatttggggatctatgtatacgtatagctgattcactttgttataaagcagaaactaacacaccattgtaaagcaattatactccaataaagatgttaaaaaatgttttttcaacaaatgaaaaaaaaaaggcctttaaaaacaaaaaatagcacTGAAGTATAATGTTCCTGGAGACACGAAAGGAAAAATGAGCCAGTCACCCACGACCTAGAGAAGAATGCACAGTAGGGATGTGGCTGGGGAACACCCAAGGAAAAAAGACCAGATTCTCAGAAATTCTCCATAGCACTTTTAAGGTTCTCTCTAGCACTGCTCCTTATTAGGTttcagggcagggactgtgtctaaTATAGCTCTGTGATTTCCATATTCTCCAGTTCAGGGTCTTCCAGGCACTCAATATACCCGTTGGCTGATTCGTacctgaatgaatgagtaaatgagtgaatgcAGAGTGAAATCAAGGCCCTCACAACCCAGCTCCGTTTTCCCATGGGGTTTGGGATGGAGAGGCTCAGCAAAACTGACCCTTCCGTTCTCCCAGGGGAAATGCTGCCCCGACCGGAGGCCTGGAGTGAAAGGTTTCAGACAGCAGTTCTAGGGCCAGGCTGAAACATGGGGCGGGGAAGAAGGCAAATATCAGTTAAGGACACTGGGCCAACGTGGACTTTCCAAATGTCAAAGTCCCAAGCATGAAGTTTGACCACCTAAAGAAGTTTGAGATATCACAGTGGGAAGCACACCGTGGTAATAGTTACATGCATCAACATTTGCTACCTGCCAAGTATTTTACATTAcagtcttatttaatcctcccaacaaccctatgcGACGGGAatcattatcaccattttatacatgaggaaatcTAGGCTTAAAGGATAACTAAGCTTGCCAAGGGCACTCAGCTATTAAGCAATGAAGCTGATATATGAACTGGGAATCCCATTCTAACCTCCATACTACACAGCCAAGGCAGAGAGAAGACTGGGCCAAGTGCCAAACGCAAATATAATTCGTTAAAGGCAGTGAGGAAAGTGCAGGTCATCCAAAGGGAGGCTACTGTGGGGGATGTGGGTGGGGAACCAGGTGGGCAAAGCAGGGATGTACCATCTAACTCCACTTTGGCAACAAACTAGTCTTGTAACGTCCCTGGGGCCTCAGGCTTGTTTCCCCGGTTGGGGGTACGGGAGTAGGCGGGTGGAGGGGTGGGCCACGATGGTGCGGATTCCCACCAGTTTcagagctgggaagagacttTGCCAACCAAGCAGTGAGATGTCACATTCTTCGAGGAAGCATGCCTCAGGGCTGGGGCAGCCAGCTGGGATTTCTGGCTTCCAAGAAAAGCCAGGTCTGGGCCACACCCAGGTCTAACCGGAGGCCTACTTGCAccaagtcattcattcatctgttcattcattctccGAAAACATCCAGCAATGGCGCTCTGAGGGCTCCTACTTTGGGTCGGGCAAGGAGCTGAGCGCTGCGAAAGCCCCTgaaatggggagggggggagattCACTCCTGACCCGTAAAAAGCCCATAGCCAGACAAGCAGCTCCTTCCCATCTTCTGGAACTGTGCCAAAGTGACACGTGTACATCCCAGGAAGAAAACTGGGGCCTGACGCGGCCTCCCCCGGGGAGTTAGTCCCACTCCCCCCACCTCATTTTAAGCCATGGAGACTGAGGCATGCGAAAGAAGGCGACCAACGCAGGGGCCAGCGCCAGTCGCGGGTGGGCGCCTGGGCCTCGCGGGACTGTACTGACCAACTCCTTGACCGGGACCTCATTCAGGTCGCTGAGGCTCAGATCCAGCTCGTGGCCGTCCAGCTTGTCGCGGAGGTTCCCGCCCTTGCTACCGGCCTTGGTCATGGTGACGCCGGCTGAACGAGTCCCGGCTCCGACGGGCAAGAGAAGGGCTGAGAAGCCGCTCGTCGCACCCAACCTACAAAGCCTGCGTCCCCGGCCGCCGCAGGTGCGAGACCGCCGCCGCCCGTCCGCCCGCCAGCCGCCCTCTGAGCCCTGCGCCCCGTTCCCACCGGTGCAGCCACGACGACGACCACTTCCGTGTCCACGTCACCTTCCGCGGCCACTGAGACGGGCTGGGCCAGAGCGGCCTGAGCGTGTGCGGGAGCGCCCTCTGTCGCCCGCCACCGCCGGGAGCGTGAGGTTCCGGCTCCGAGTTCAGTCGCCAGCCGAGCAGCTGTGTTCCCTGGTGCTGGGAGAGCACGCCCGCGGGCAGTCGTCGCTGGCAGCGCCAGGAGGCGAAAAGACTGGGGGCCAGAAGACCTGGGCTCCATCCAAAACTGACCTCATCAGATCTCCCCCATCCCCCTGGATTAGCAGCCGAAACTGGGTGTCCTTCAAAATTGCTCTCTGTCCTCTAACAATCCCCAAACCATCATGATCCGGAAAactttgcctctctctctcatctcctccTCACTGccccaagccctggtccgggcgaCCATCAGCTTGAGCTTGGATTACTATTCTGAGTCTCTCTCCCTTCCATCCACCTCCACCCAGCTGCCCAGATGATCTTTCTAAAAATCTAGCCAAGtctctcctctgcttaaaacccttcaaatAACTACCTGTAGGATATGGACCACTCTCTTTTCTACACTGAGCCCTGCGTGCTCCTGCAGCCTCCTGACCAGCCCCTGCCTGGGATGCTGTGGAGGCTTCCAGTAGGTGGCCTCCAAACCTTTCCCTCTCCTGAAATGGCCCTGCCTTCTCCACTCACCTTCTCTGCCTAGCTAATTACTAGTCCTTCAGGAAAACTTCCCTGAGGTTTATGAATCCTTAAGCAATCACCATGCTTCATCTATGGACACAGGAGAAACACGCATAACAATGGTACCTGGCTGATAGAGTCTGGGGAGGATGGAAGGAGTAAAACACATGAAGAGCTTACAGCAGTGTCTGGCACTTAGTAAGTACCCAATAAATACTACCTATCACTTATAATCCACCTTGTGCTATACTTACCTTTATGTCTCTTTCCTCCATTCTACGTTGTGATGGCAGAGATTTCGTTTTTGTATCCCCAGAATCTGATGCAGGGTAGTTGCTCATTCAGgggtctgttgaatgaatgaatgaggcacTTTACCCACTCCAAGCTTCAGTTTGCTTATCTTTGAAATGGGGATATTAAAACTTCTCTCCGAGGGGAATTATGAACACCAAAAGAAGTCAGTGCCATGGCCTACTCATTTAACAAATCATTGTGTgcacccctccccatccccagcaaGGCACTGCGCTCTAGGCTTCTGGGAAATAGACAAGAGCAATTGGGTAACAATACATTAGCACTTGGCAATCTCTAAAGCCCTtgagcatcctttttttttttaacatctttattggagtataattgctttacaatggtgtgttagtttctgctttataacaaagtgaatcagctatacatatacaccaGTCTTATTCTGATAATGTATTGATACATGAAGAAACTATGAAGCACATTTTTTTGTTATCTCTCTTTTATGAAGGAAGAAACTCAGGGAGAAGTAAACATGACCTtagtcacacagctggttgaGGGGAAGACCCAAATTTTTTATTCCAAATCCTGTTTCTTTTCACTACACCCtatttccctacccccaccccaggaaCCTACACACATAATTATTATAGAAGGTAGAAAGAATAAGGGTCCTAACACATACAGAGAAAATCTGCGTGTGAATGTGCAGGGCTGTGCGGGTGTACATTTGAGTGTGATAACACCAGACTAACATATGTAAGAGCGTCCTGTGTGCCTAGGACTGTGACTTAcgtatattatttcttttaactcATAACAGCCAGATATAAAAGGCagatattatttcagttttagaaGGGAAGtaattaaggctcagagaagtcaactATTTATCTCTTTAAGGACAGTCACAGCAAGTGAGTGTATTTGGAAGAAGGTGGGTCATACCCAGCATGGCAGGGAGGAGGAgcctgggaagaaggaagaaatcagaaaaggcTCCATGGAGGAAGTGGCATTTAAGTTGGGCTTTGAAGAATGGGTCagatggagcttccctggtggcgcagtggttgggagtctgcctgccggtgcaggggacacgggttcgtgccctgatctgggaggatcccacatgccacgcagcgactgggcctgtgagccatggccgctgagcctgcgcgtccggagcctgtgctccgcagtgagaggcccgtgcaccgcggtgaagagtggcccccgctggctgcaactggagaaagccctcgcacagaaacgaagacccgacacgtcaaaaattaataaataaataaattaaaaaaaaaaaaaagaatgggtcaGATTCAGACAGGCAGAGATGCAGCCCAGGGAAGCAGGGCAGCAGAGTGAGGAATTGACAGCAGCTCTTCACTTTGAGAAAGATTTTTTCACTCCCTGAGGCTGGAAAACCACAGCTTCATGAGAAAGTGAAGGCTGTTATCTGTTGACAGCTTTTTGCTCAGGAACGATAGACTAGCCCTGTGCTGCGGCTCCTCAAACGAAGTGCCACCTCGTGTCAGGATAGTGAGGTTGTCTGAGCAGCTGCCGAAGAGGACACAGGTAGCACAGCCCTTGAGAAGACAAAGCTCAGGACCAGGACAGGAGGCAGCAGCTTCCTGGGAAAACCTTGGGCATCAGGCCAGCGCTGCCACTGCTAGGTCCAGTGCGATCCTGGCAAGTTGATCCAGCACTCCAAGCTTCTGTTTCGCCTTCTGTCGAACGGGGATAATAAAATGGGAAAGTGTGTCAAGGACCCACGGAGAGATGCATGCAGGAAAGAGCTGAATGGTACCATGCAGTGACGTCAACCTTTCTGAGGGCAGCTGGCCCCTTTCATGATTCAACCCACAGCCAGAGGTGGACTGAAAAAAAGTCAGATTCAGAGAGCCCTTGAAAAAGGCCCCAAAGAGCTTTTTAAGGCACATGATCTCTGTATATATAGCTTACTTATTTACATAGATTTGCTTTAAATACTTCCACACGtagagagataaaccatgttcctATAAATGAGTCCGTCCCAAAGTGAACTTCAAATTTAAAGTAATTGCAATTAGAAATCccaaaaagattttttatttatttcttttttgcggtacacgggcctctcactgttgtggcctctcccgttgcggagcacaggctccggacgcgcaggctcagcggccatggctcacgggcccagccgctccgcagtatgtgggatcttcccggactggggcacaaatccgtgtcccctgcatcggcaggcggactctcaaccactgcgccaccagggaagcccccaaaaagatttttgttttgtttttagaactAGGTAAAAGTGATCTTAAAATGCATGTAAGATGGAAAAAATCTAATTCATATGGGAGGGTAAGTGTATGAGAATTGCCAAGAAcacttaatgaaattaaaaaaatagccatGAGGGGGGCTATTGTCACCATGAGTATAGCATTGTCATGGGCACTCATCAATGGAAAAACATAGAGAGTGTGGAAACAGATACAAACTTACAGGAGTCCTTAATATATAATTAACATTGTATTTAAAGTCAAATCCATCAAAAGGGGAGTAGTTGAACAAATTAGAATGTATTTACACAATGGAACCTCACTGTGGAacattatgcagccattaaagagAATTCATAGAGCTACATGTATTgacctggaaaaaaaatgtttgttgtatATGCTCAAGCAAAAAATGCAAGTCACTGAGTAAGATGCATGGCAtgatctcagttttaaaaaatttaaaactttgaccTTATTTCAGACTTAAAAGTTGCAAGGATAGAAGGAAGAATTCCTGGATACCCTTCACCCAAATTTCCCAACTGTTAACACTTTACTacagaaatatacacatatttctgAACTATTTAAGAGTATGTTGCAGACATGATATCCCTTCATCCATAAATACAACAGTGTGTCTCTCCCAAGTACAAATAAAACTCTTATATAACCGCAGGACAGTTATAAAAATCAACAAGTTAATACTGATCAATACTATTATCAATCTAtggaccttattcagatttcataaATTTTCCAGGATGATttcattttttggaaaaaatacataaagggaGAGGTGAAGAAACATTTACATATGTCTACACGTGTAAAAGAGCTTGGGAAAGGTATGGAATACACACACTTTTAATCCTGCTTACCTTGAACATCGGTTACAAGGCACATGTATTATAattttgtaataaattataatgtagaaaagtttaatataaataaataaacaatgaatgaatgaatgaataaaatcacCGTAGGTTGGAGATAACTTGAGATCAAGTCCTGGTTCTGCCAACTTTGGACACATCACAGAATCTCTCCAATCCTGGATTTCCTCAATCATAAATTTCCACCTATAGAGGAAGCTATATTTTGAATAaggattaaatgggaaaaaatacacaAAGTTCTCAGTCCCTAGaaggcactttaaaaaataattcctgtAAAACCAATCAACCCTTGTATGTTTCCACCTCCTCCTCTTTGTTCATGCCATTCAGCTTAGAatgccctttcctccctctccactGTCACCATCCTTTTCATCCTTCAAGGCACAGTCtagatgccacctcctccagaaaTACTTGCCTGATCACCCTGACCAAAAGTGAGCTCTTTCCACTGATGCCCTATGGCTACCCCACGCCCTGGTTGCATTCGAATTGTTGGCAGGGATAACAATGATCGAACCCCAGGGAGTTTGCTGGGGAGCTCAAGAGAAAGGCTTTCCTTGCTAATCAAAGGCTGCTATGCTTCTCTGCTGATTCTATCTGTGTGTGATGCCTGGAACTGCCATGGTGAGACCATCAGGGAAGAAGACATTGTCTGTACGTTGAAAGTGGCAGAGTGGCAAGACGGATTAGCTTAGGTCATGGTACGAGCATCTGGAAGCATCCTGACATACTGCCTAGGCCTTGAAAGGCCTCACTTATTGGTCATAGGGTTTGAATACCACCAAATGgagattctttttctatttataccTCCAACAAATATGTAGTAGGCATCCTAAGAATATGACTTGTTTGAGTCATTCATTTGACTCAAatctcccaaaatatattgagtaCCTACCACATACCACCTGCCAGCTAAGGACATGCTGGAAATAAAATCCGTAATCATTATACACTTTGCCTGCCTCTCTCATAAGGCCCCGCCTTGCCTCCCACTACTCCCAAAAAAGCACTCCCATAACAATACTAGTAACTTCCAGAATGTATGTGCTCCCCGCCTTCACGTATACTTTCTCCACACTCCCATTTATATACTCTCCCCCTATAAACATCCCATTGGCCGTCCACAGTTTCGCCTCCCAATCCTATCTGGGGTGGGCTGCATAATGGCTCCCAAAGTTAGCcacgtcctaatccctggaaccagTGAacatgttaccttatatggcaaaagggacttttcaGATGTAACCAAATTAAAGATCTTGCTATGGAGAGATTTCTTAGGATTAACCATGTgggccctaaatgtaatcacaagtgtccttataagaaaggcagagggagactgGACATAGAAGAGGAGGAGGCAATGTGACCAAGGAGGCAGAGATGCGTGTgatgcctggagccaccagaagctggaagcaaCAAGAAACAGTTCTCTCCAGAGCCTCTGGAAAGCACTAGCCCTgcaaacaccttgattttagtcccaCAAGACTCagttcagacttctggcctccagagctgtaagagaataaatttctgttgttttaaaccattaaACTTGTGTAATTTATTCCAGCAGtgttaggaaactaatacactactCACTCAGCTCAGACCTCTAAGAGACCTTCGGTGATACACCTGGGGTAGGTGCCTGTCCCCTGTCTCCCTTCTCCCATGGCACTGGCCACACCACATGCCACCATCAGTCTCAGGGTTGGTGTTCTCTACTAGACAGTGAGCTCCCTGAGAGCAGAcacctgtcttcttttttttaaatttatttattcatttatttaatttttggctgcattgggtcttcgctgctgcacgcgggctttctagGTGCAGTGAACGgtgtctactctttttttttttttttttgcggtacgcgggcctctcactgctgcggcctctcccgttgcggagcacaggctccggacgcacaggctcggcggccatggctcacgggcccagccgctccgcggcatgtgggatcctcccggaccggggcacgaacccgtgtcccctgcatcggcaggcggactcccaaccactgagccgccagggaagccccgggggctactctttgttgcagggcgcaggcttctcattgtggtggcttctcttgttgcagagcacaggctctaggcacgcgggcttcagtagttgtggcatatgggcttcagtagttgtggctcgcggctctagagcacaggctcagtagttgtggcgcacgggctttgttgctccgcggcatgtggaatcttcccggaccagggctcgaacccgtgtcccctgcaatggcaggcagattcttaaccactgcgccaccagggaagccccacctgtcTTATTCATATCTGCAGCCTGAGAGCCCAGCCTTGTGCCTGGTACCTAGTGGGCACTCAGGGAATGTCTGTTGAACCGATGATTGAGTAAAGGAAGATAAATTAGATTTGGTCTGATAACACTGGGTCTAATTCAAGTCTTGACAGATGACTTTAGCTCTTGACTTTGAcccaagaaaagtttaaaattacatCGTCTAAAGAAAGATTTTCGTACCACACTCTTTATGAAAGCAAGGCTTTCGCAACTTTTGGCAGCCGCTGGGATTGCAGTTTCTTTAGTTTTTTCAATTTTGAGTTGTCAGCAAGAAAATACTGATTGTTTAAGATCATGACTGTCTGTGTCTGCCATCATCAGTTGTGGTCAAATAATTTTACTTTACACAGCAGTCAGAACGAGTTCCTTATTTTCACTTTCAGCTAGAAAATCAGAAACATCGTTTTTAGAACAATTTTTATCAGCCCtgtttttttgattgttttgttttgtttttgatactgGCTACTGGATCTGATTGGTAGAGTATAGGCATCATGTATCAAGTCACTGTCATctcttctttcaaaattaaaagtccctccctcatcctcctttttcttctttatgtggCTGCCTGCAGTGTCTTTTTTCCCACCTTTCCTTCATGACTACTGCATCTCTTATTAGACAGCTCCCTCTCAGACTTACAGAGAAGAAATTTCTTTGAGAGAGACATTTTTCATATACTACTTGGAAACAGTCATTTACAACAGAGAGCTTTGAAAAATTACACCAGAGAAAAGAACTTTGCTCAGGGTCATTGAGAGGAAAGGCAGCAGAGCTGGATTCTTCCCAGACCTGATTCCGAGGCCGATTGCAGGCCTATGTAACCCCTTGGCACTCACTGAAAACCTCATGAAACATGCTAGTCTCTGTAAATGATCAATGCCACTAGTCAGGAGGCCTCCCTTGGGctgttaataaaaaaatttattaagagaAAACATGTACACCAtcttaggaaaataaaacaagaaaaaggctTTTTAACAAAAAGTAGTAGTACGTTCACATTGtttgtaaccatcaccaccacccatctccagaacttttccattttCCCAAACTAAAATCCTGGACCCTACAACAAGTCCCTATTCcccttccctgcagcccctggcaaccatcattctacttcctgtatctatgaatttgactactgtagactcctcatataagtgaaatcatatagtatttgtccttctcatACTTAGCATACCTTAAATATTGCTACAAGGTTGACCCTTGTAGCGtaagtcagaatttccttcctttataaggctgaataatattctgttgtatacaccacatcttgtTCATCCGTCCATCCAGCcacggacatttgggttgtttctgcctttggctattgtgaataatgcttcaatgaacattgatgtacaaatgtctactcaagtccctactttcaattcttttgggtgcatacccagaagtggaattgttggatcatgtggtaattgttcttaatttttttaagaactgccatactgttttccacagccgctgcaccattttacattccccccagcaatgcacaagtgttccaatttccccacatctTCGCCAACACTTACTGTTctctgtttttttgatagtagccatacTAAAGCATGTGAGGTAGtaacttattgtggttttgatttgtatttccctaatgaccagtgatgttgagcaccttttcatgtgtctgtgggCCATtcatacatc is a window encoding:
- the LRRC59 gene encoding leucine-rich repeat-containing protein 59 isoform X1, which codes for MEPRSSGPQSFRLLALPATTARGRALPAPGNTAARLATELGAGTSRSRRWRATEGAPAHAQAALAQPVSVAAEGDVDTEVVVVVAAPAALPKATILDLSCNKLTALPSDFCGLTHLVKLDLSKNKLRQLPADFGRLVNLQHLDLLNNRLVTLPVSFAQLKSLKWLDLKDNPLDPVLAKVAGDCLDEKQCKQCANKVLQHMKAVQVDQERERQRRLEIDREAEKKWEAKQRAKEAQERELRKREKAEEKERRRKEYDALKAAKREQEKKPKKEANQAPKSKSGSRPRKPAPRKHTRSWAVLRLLLLLLLLCVAGGLVACRVTELQQQPLCTSVNTIYDSALRGLRSHDILRWVLQTDSQQ